A genomic region of Brevibacillus sp. JNUCC-41 contains the following coding sequences:
- a CDS encoding FMN-dependent NADH-azoreductase, protein MGFLSKLFGNKETAAGENGEMTKVLFVKVNDRPADQAISSKMYDTFLKAYKETHLTDEVTELDLFKEELPYYGNTAITGLYKRNQGLELTSEEEKAAELVDQYLNQFLSMDKVVFAFPLWNSTVPAPLITYLSYLAQAGKMFNYTAEGPVGYAGDKKVMLLNARGSDYALEGMASAEMAVNLVKNIIGLWGINNPEVVVIEGHNQYPDRTQEIIADGLENVTKAAETF, encoded by the coding sequence ATGGGATTCTTAAGTAAATTATTTGGAAATAAAGAAACCGCGGCAGGGGAGAATGGAGAAATGACAAAAGTATTATTCGTTAAAGTGAATGATCGTCCAGCAGATCAGGCAATCAGCTCGAAAATGTATGATACATTCTTAAAAGCATATAAAGAGACACACCTTACAGATGAAGTGACCGAGCTGGATTTATTTAAAGAAGAACTTCCGTACTATGGAAATACGGCGATAACCGGGTTGTATAAACGCAACCAAGGTCTTGAACTGACATCCGAAGAGGAAAAGGCGGCAGAACTGGTTGACCAATATTTAAATCAATTCCTGTCCATGGATAAAGTGGTATTCGCTTTCCCTCTATGGAACTCAACGGTTCCTGCACCGCTAATCACATACCTTTCCTATTTGGCACAAGCCGGTAAAATGTTCAATTATACGGCGGAAGGTCCTGTCGGGTATGCTGGTGATAAAAAAGTCATGCTATTGAATGCCCGCGGTTCTGATTATGCATTGGAAGGAATGGCTTCTGCTGAAATGGCCGTGAATTTAGTGAAAAATATCATTGGCCTATGGGGAATCAACAATCCGGAGGTCGTGGTCATTGAAGGCCATAATCAGTATCCGGACCGGACACAAGAAATCATCGCGGATGGTTTGGAAAACGTTACAAAAGCGGCTGAAACATTCTGA
- a CDS encoding ornithine--oxo-acid transaminase, which produces MTTVTEKLIEQTEQYGANNYNPLPIVIAKAEGVWVEDPEGNKYMDMLSAYSAVNQGHRHPKIIDELKKQADRVTLTSRAFHSDKLGPWYEMVSRITQKDMALPMNTGAEAVETAIKAVRRWGYDVKGIAENQAEIIACVGNFHGRTMAAVSLSSDEEYRRGFGPMLPGIKLIPYGDLEALKEAITPQTAGFLIEPIQGEAGIIIPPQGFLKEAYDLCKENNVLFVSDEIQSGLGRSGKMFASDWDGVVPDMYILGKALGGGVFPISCVAANREILGVFNPGSHGSTFGGNPLACAVSIASLEVLEEEKLAERSLELGQYFMDSLKEIKNPMIKDIRGRGLFIGVELTEAARPYCEQLKEEKLLCKETHDTVIRFAPPLVITKEDLDWAIERIKRVLS; this is translated from the coding sequence ATGACAACAGTAACGGAAAAATTAATCGAGCAAACAGAACAATATGGTGCAAACAATTATAATCCACTTCCAATCGTCATCGCGAAGGCAGAAGGAGTTTGGGTGGAAGATCCTGAAGGCAACAAATATATGGATATGCTAAGTGCCTATTCAGCAGTGAACCAAGGCCACAGGCATCCGAAAATCATCGACGAATTAAAAAAACAAGCTGATCGCGTAACATTAACGTCCCGTGCATTCCATAGTGATAAATTGGGACCATGGTATGAAATGGTTTCCCGCATTACGCAAAAAGACATGGCACTGCCTATGAATACAGGTGCTGAAGCCGTTGAAACAGCAATCAAGGCTGTTAGACGCTGGGGTTATGATGTTAAGGGAATCGCAGAAAACCAAGCTGAAATCATTGCTTGTGTCGGTAACTTCCATGGCCGTACAATGGCAGCGGTGTCCTTATCATCCGATGAGGAATATAGAAGGGGCTTCGGACCGATGCTGCCAGGGATCAAGCTTATTCCTTACGGCGATCTTGAAGCATTGAAAGAAGCGATTACACCGCAAACGGCTGGATTCTTAATCGAACCGATTCAAGGTGAAGCGGGAATCATCATACCGCCACAAGGATTCTTAAAAGAAGCTTACGACTTATGTAAAGAAAATAATGTCCTATTTGTTTCTGATGAAATTCAGTCAGGACTTGGACGTTCAGGAAAAATGTTCGCCTCTGACTGGGATGGAGTAGTTCCGGACATGTACATTTTAGGTAAAGCGCTGGGCGGCGGGGTTTTCCCAATCTCTTGCGTAGCTGCAAACCGTGAAATCCTTGGCGTATTCAATCCTGGTTCACATGGTTCTACATTCGGCGGCAATCCATTGGCATGTGCGGTTTCCATCGCTTCATTGGAAGTTCTTGAAGAAGAGAAGCTTGCGGAACGTTCATTGGAGCTTGGACAATACTTTATGGATAGTTTAAAAGAAATCAAGAATCCAATGATTAAAGATATCCGCGGCAGAGGCTTATTCATCGGAGTCGAATTAACGGAAGCCGCAAGACCTTATTGTGAGCAGCTTAAAGAAGAAAAACTGCTATGTAAAGAAACACATGATACAGTTATCCGTTTTGCTCCGCCATTAGTGATTACAAAAGAAGACTTGGATTGGGCAATCGAACGCATTAAAAGAGTTTTATCCTAA
- a CDS encoding PucR family transcriptional regulator: protein MAIRISEALQLPIMKQTKLKAGKKGLQNWIKWVTIVEVIEDIYRLQDGEFLITTGFGLGENTKKRKEFEKLLSIGKLSGIAIYTGFYLKEIPKSFITIADEYALPLIEIPANINFSMITKELLVQIVNKQSQTFEYSLRIHQDFTRLVLEQHGFDPITKTLHEIIDASVILIAKDEIISSYIKHDFIDINNLKNLYEKQMDNYKINSQPIIANKNTYGSLLIIKEKRLSDELDSIAIEHATTVFAIEFLRRKAVEETQLRLTSDFLEEVLNPIIPNNKDMIERGRKLGVDLTNPQSIIYIYFPLLKEEKIKEKYNELTEIIQYTMGKSKIPFLMRTKSDSVIILAEVKPGLNILELAENLLNNWNSTLSNEQIAIGIGKTTADVYQLHKSAAESEQAARFSQILFKPKSIVHYNDFGVYQLLIEMKESGVDLEEFYQKYIGNLLDSKGIDLITTLEAYLFFNQSIKETASELYIHRHTLKYRLEQIQRKTGLDLNNYDNGIKLYLAILAYKLLKYLQIK from the coding sequence ATGGCTATTCGGATTTCTGAAGCTTTGCAACTGCCTATCATGAAACAAACAAAATTAAAGGCTGGCAAAAAGGGGTTACAAAATTGGATCAAATGGGTAACTATTGTGGAGGTAATTGAAGATATCTATCGTTTACAGGATGGAGAGTTTTTGATCACAACAGGATTCGGATTAGGAGAAAATACGAAGAAACGTAAGGAATTCGAAAAGCTTTTATCCATCGGAAAACTTTCTGGAATAGCTATATATACAGGATTTTATTTAAAGGAAATTCCAAAATCATTTATTACCATCGCAGATGAATATGCCTTACCTTTAATTGAAATTCCAGCAAACATAAACTTTTCTATGATTACAAAAGAACTACTGGTACAAATTGTTAACAAACAAAGCCAAACATTTGAATATTCACTACGAATCCATCAGGATTTTACACGGCTTGTATTAGAACAACACGGATTTGACCCCATTACAAAAACCCTTCATGAAATAATTGATGCAAGTGTAATCCTTATAGCAAAAGATGAAATAATAAGTTCCTACATAAAACATGACTTCATTGATATTAACAATTTAAAAAATCTATATGAAAAACAAATGGATAACTACAAAATTAATAGTCAACCTATTATAGCCAATAAAAATACCTATGGAAGTCTACTCATTATAAAGGAAAAAAGGTTATCGGATGAATTGGATTCAATTGCAATTGAGCATGCCACTACTGTATTTGCGATTGAATTTTTGCGGAGGAAAGCAGTAGAGGAAACACAATTGAGGTTAACTAGTGACTTCTTGGAAGAAGTATTAAATCCTATAATCCCAAATAATAAAGATATGATCGAGAGAGGACGTAAACTGGGAGTAGACCTTACAAATCCACAAAGTATCATATACATTTATTTTCCATTATTGAAAGAGGAGAAAATAAAGGAAAAATACAATGAGTTAACCGAAATTATTCAATACACCATGGGAAAGTCAAAAATCCCCTTCCTCATGAGGACAAAATCCGATAGTGTCATTATTTTGGCGGAAGTAAAACCTGGATTAAATATTTTAGAGTTAGCTGAGAACCTCTTAAATAATTGGAATTCGACATTATCAAATGAACAAATAGCTATAGGTATTGGTAAAACAACTGCCGACGTTTATCAATTACACAAAAGTGCTGCTGAATCTGAGCAAGCAGCACGATTTTCCCAAATTCTATTTAAACCAAAATCCATAGTCCATTATAACGATTTTGGCGTATATCAATTACTCATTGAAATGAAAGAATCAGGGGTAGATTTAGAAGAGTTTTACCAAAAATACATTGGAAATCTACTTGATTCAAAAGGTATAGACCTCATTACTACACTTGAAGCTTATCTTTTTTTCAATCAAAGTATTAAAGAAACAGCAAGCGAGCTATATATTCATCGCCATACACTGAAATACAGGTTAGAACAGATACAGAGAAAAACTGGATTAGACCTAAACAATTATGATAATGGCATAAAGTTATACTTAGCTATTTTGGCATATAAGTTATTAAAATACCTTCAAATTAAGTAA
- a CDS encoding DUF975 family protein — MRISELKRKALQSLGGKWGVTISLMLLLFLINLILPLIVEVIGSGGFSQWFMQEETPLWTDIFSMVFSIALIPLTISTTWFYLNLVREGNPDIPEVFAIYKDGKTSFKLIGASILQAIFIFLWSLLLIIPGIIKAIAYSQQFFLLKDHPEYTVLEAITESRKRMKGLKWKYFLMHLSFIGWGILCMFTVGIGLLWLIPYAGTTMAAFYNELIVPQGDIDDDQQIEG; from the coding sequence ATGAGAATCTCAGAATTAAAGAGGAAAGCCCTTCAATCGTTGGGAGGTAAATGGGGAGTAACTATTTCGCTTATGTTGCTCTTGTTCTTGATCAACCTCATTTTACCTTTAATTGTCGAAGTGATCGGAAGCGGTGGGTTTTCACAATGGTTCATGCAGGAAGAAACACCATTATGGACGGATATCTTCAGCATGGTCTTTTCCATTGCCCTAATCCCGCTTACCATTTCGACCACTTGGTTCTACCTGAATTTGGTTAGGGAAGGAAACCCTGATATTCCAGAAGTATTCGCCATCTATAAAGATGGAAAAACTTCTTTCAAGCTTATTGGGGCATCCATCTTACAAGCAATTTTCATTTTTTTATGGTCATTATTATTAATCATTCCAGGTATCATCAAAGCTATCGCCTATTCGCAGCAGTTTTTCTTATTGAAGGATCATCCTGAATACACGGTGCTTGAAGCCATTACAGAGAGCAGAAAAAGAATGAAGGGCTTGAAATGGAAGTATTTCCTTATGCACCTAAGCTTCATCGGGTGGGGCATCCTTTGCATGTTCACGGTGGGAATTGGTTTACTATGGTTGATTCCTTATGCAGGAACAACAATGGCTGCATTCTATAACGAATTAATCGTGCCTCAAGGAGATATTGACGACGATCAACAAATAGAGGGATAA
- a CDS encoding Glu/Leu/Phe/Val family dehydrogenase has protein sequence MSTTVKEEKETASLLDSTQVVIKEALDKLGYSEEVFELLKEPLRMLTVRIPIKMDDNTTKIFTGYRAQHNDAVGPTKGGIRFHPEVDEEEVKALSMWMSLKCGIVNLPYGGGKGGIICDPRQMSIGELERLSRGYVRAISQIVGPTKDIPAPDVYTNSQIMAWMMDEYSRIREHDSPGFITGKPLVLGGSHGREKATAQGVTICIEEAAKRKGIELKGARIIVQGFGNAGSFLAKFMHDAGAKVIGISDAYGAIYNQDGLDIDYLLDKRDSFGTVTTLFDNTITNQELLEQDCDILVPAAISNQITKENAHLIKAQIVVEAANGPTTLEATKILTERNVLLVPDVLASSGGVTVSYFEWVQNNQGYYWEDAEVQTKLKELLVNSFNQVYEMSGTRKVDMRLAAYMVGVRKMAEASIFRGWV, from the coding sequence TTGAGTACAACTGTCAAAGAAGAAAAAGAAACTGCCAGCTTGCTTGATTCAACACAGGTCGTAATCAAGGAGGCGCTTGATAAGCTTGGCTATTCTGAAGAAGTGTTCGAGCTTTTGAAGGAACCTCTCCGGATGCTGACCGTCCGGATTCCGATTAAGATGGATGACAATACGACGAAGATTTTCACTGGATACCGTGCCCAGCACAACGATGCTGTCGGTCCGACGAAAGGCGGAATCCGTTTTCATCCCGAAGTCGATGAGGAAGAAGTCAAGGCACTTTCAATGTGGATGAGTTTGAAATGCGGAATCGTTAATCTGCCATATGGCGGAGGAAAAGGTGGCATCATCTGTGATCCGCGCCAAATGTCCATCGGTGAATTGGAAAGGCTTAGCCGCGGATACGTTCGGGCGATCAGCCAAATAGTGGGGCCGACAAAAGATATTCCGGCCCCGGATGTTTATACGAATTCACAAATCATGGCATGGATGATGGACGAGTACAGTAGAATAAGAGAACACGATTCTCCTGGTTTCATTACAGGTAAGCCACTGGTACTGGGCGGTTCACACGGTAGGGAAAAGGCGACTGCACAAGGTGTCACAATCTGTATCGAGGAAGCGGCAAAGCGTAAGGGCATAGAACTGAAAGGTGCACGCATCATCGTCCAAGGATTTGGGAATGCAGGAAGCTTTTTGGCCAAATTCATGCATGATGCAGGTGCGAAAGTGATTGGCATATCGGACGCATATGGTGCCATTTATAACCAGGATGGTCTGGATATCGATTACTTACTTGATAAAAGGGATAGCTTTGGAACGGTAACGACACTATTCGATAATACAATCACCAATCAGGAACTTCTGGAACAAGATTGTGATATTTTAGTGCCTGCTGCCATTTCCAATCAAATCACCAAAGAAAATGCACATCTTATCAAAGCCCAAATTGTCGTGGAGGCAGCGAATGGACCTACCACTTTGGAGGCAACCAAGATCTTGACGGAACGCAATGTGCTTCTCGTACCTGATGTATTGGCAAGTTCAGGCGGTGTGACAGTTTCTTACTTTGAATGGGTTCAAAATAATCAAGGTTATTATTGGGAAGATGCTGAAGTCCAAACCAAATTAAAAGAGTTATTGGTCAATTCATTTAATCAAGTATATGAAATGTCCGGGACAAGAAAAGTGGATATGAGGCTGGCAGCGTATATGGTGGGTGTCAGAAAAATGGCAGAAGCCTCCATATTCCGTGGCTGGGTATAA
- the pruA gene encoding L-glutamate gamma-semialdehyde dehydrogenase encodes MVQPYKHEPFTNFKIEENKKAFQAALNDVANDLGKKYPLIINGEKVFTDEVITSVNPANKEEVIGTVSKANKDLAEQAMQAADKTFQTWRKTNAEVRANILFRAAATVRRRKHYFSALLVKEAGKPWNEADADTAEAIDFMEYYARQMLKLKDGMPVESRPIEHNAFNYIPLGVGVIISPWNFPFAIMAGMTTAALVSGNTVLLKPASTTPVIAAKFIEVLEEAGLPAGVVNFIPGSGAEVGDYLVDHPRTRFISFTGSRDVGIRIYERAAKVQEGQIWLKRVIAEMGGKDTIVVDKEADLELAAQSIVASAFGFSGQKCSACSRAVIVEDVYDQVLNRAIELTKEKTIGEPTDVSNFMGPVIDQAAYDKVMSYVEIGKEEGKIVAGGEGDNSKGFFIQPTIIADVDENARVMKEEIFGPVVAFCKAKDFNHAIEIANNTDYGLTGAVISNNIEHIEQAREDFHVGNLYFNRGCTGAIVGYQPFGGFNMSGTDSKAGGPDYLVLHLQGKTTSETL; translated from the coding sequence ATGGTCCAACCATATAAACACGAACCATTTACTAATTTTAAAATCGAAGAAAACAAAAAAGCTTTTCAAGCGGCATTGAATGATGTAGCTAATGATTTAGGGAAGAAATATCCGCTGATCATTAATGGTGAAAAAGTGTTTACTGATGAAGTCATTACCTCTGTAAACCCAGCAAATAAAGAAGAAGTTATCGGAACCGTATCCAAAGCGAATAAGGATCTTGCTGAGCAAGCGATGCAAGCGGCAGATAAGACATTCCAAACTTGGAGAAAAACGAACGCGGAAGTGCGAGCGAATATTTTATTCAGGGCTGCAGCCACCGTTCGGAGAAGAAAACATTATTTCTCGGCACTATTGGTTAAAGAAGCAGGGAAGCCTTGGAATGAGGCGGATGCAGATACAGCGGAAGCGATCGACTTCATGGAATACTATGCACGTCAAATGCTGAAGCTTAAAGACGGCATGCCAGTGGAAAGCCGTCCGATTGAACATAATGCTTTCAATTATATTCCACTTGGTGTCGGAGTCATCATCTCACCTTGGAACTTCCCGTTTGCGATCATGGCAGGCATGACGACGGCTGCTCTTGTTTCAGGAAATACAGTCTTATTGAAACCGGCCAGTACAACACCGGTCATTGCAGCTAAATTCATCGAAGTGTTGGAAGAAGCGGGCTTGCCTGCCGGAGTCGTAAACTTCATTCCAGGAAGCGGTGCCGAAGTGGGCGATTATTTGGTAGATCATCCTCGTACACGTTTCATCAGCTTTACTGGATCTCGTGATGTTGGAATCCGCATTTATGAGCGTGCCGCAAAAGTTCAGGAAGGCCAAATTTGGTTAAAACGTGTCATCGCTGAAATGGGCGGTAAAGATACGATCGTTGTTGATAAAGAAGCAGATCTGGAATTGGCGGCACAATCAATCGTCGCTTCTGCATTCGGATTCTCCGGTCAAAAATGTTCTGCTTGTTCACGTGCCGTCATAGTGGAAGATGTATATGACCAAGTCTTGAATCGTGCCATTGAATTAACGAAAGAAAAAACAATCGGGGAACCAACGGATGTAAGCAACTTCATGGGTCCGGTCATCGATCAAGCCGCTTACGACAAAGTCATGAGCTACGTTGAAATCGGTAAAGAAGAAGGGAAAATTGTTGCAGGGGGAGAAGGAGACAATTCAAAAGGTTTCTTCATCCAGCCAACGATCATTGCCGATGTGGATGAGAACGCACGCGTCATGAAAGAAGAGATTTTCGGACCAGTGGTTGCATTCTGTAAGGCTAAAGATTTCAATCATGCAATCGAGATTGCCAATAACACGGATTATGGATTAACGGGTGCAGTCATCTCGAACAATATCGAACATATCGAACAAGCGCGTGAGGATTTCCATGTAGGTAACTTGTATTTCAATCGCGGCTGTACTGGTGCCATTGTAGGATACCAGCCATTTGGCGGATTCAATATGTCAGGTACAGATTCAAAAGCGGGCGGTCCTGATTATTTAGTTCTTCACCTTCAAGGAAAAACAACATCTGAAACGCTATAA
- a CDS encoding sigma-54 interaction domain-containing protein: MIKIEGFQTILHSLVDVIDIGLHIIDIKGRTIIYNKKMAEIEGMDSEEVLGKKIHEIFKFKEETESTLIRALHSGRKTENSKQTYFNNLGQEITTINNTFPILDQNQNIIGAIEVAKDITNLERIIKDNILNKGDTKYTFDSIIGTSENFLEVIEKSKRSTRTASSILIVGETGTGKELFAQSIHNGSSRSTHPFISQNCAALPDSLIEGILFGTKKGAFTGSIERPGLFEQAQGGTILLDEINSLNPNMQAKLLRALQERTIRRVGDTKDKKIDVRVIATINEDPIDAIANDHLRKDLYYRLSVVSLFIPPLRERKEDIPLLAQSFIEKFNALFELNIEGISEEVYSLFYDYDWPGNVRELEHIIEGAMNLMEPGDTKIAITHLPTLFRKKAHLEDIHPEKKENHAIGDLQESTLSLDDYIANTEKQYLEKILKEHGMNISQAAKALNISRQSLQYRLKKYQVK; encoded by the coding sequence ATCATTAAAATAGAAGGTTTCCAAACCATCCTCCACTCACTAGTGGACGTAATCGATATCGGGTTACATATAATCGATATAAAAGGGCGGACCATTATATATAACAAGAAAATGGCTGAAATAGAAGGCATGGATTCGGAAGAGGTATTAGGGAAAAAGATTCACGAGATCTTTAAATTCAAGGAAGAAACGGAGAGCACATTAATACGGGCGCTTCATTCTGGAAGGAAAACCGAAAACTCGAAGCAGACCTACTTCAATAATCTCGGACAGGAAATTACAACAATCAATAATACATTTCCGATTTTGGACCAGAATCAAAATATCATCGGAGCCATTGAAGTGGCAAAGGATATAACGAATCTTGAAAGAATCATTAAAGATAATATCCTGAATAAAGGCGATACGAAATATACGTTTGACAGCATCATCGGAACGAGTGAGAATTTCTTGGAAGTCATTGAAAAAAGCAAGCGTTCGACCAGGACGGCATCCTCCATCCTCATTGTCGGGGAGACGGGAACGGGAAAAGAACTCTTTGCCCAAAGCATCCATAATGGCAGCAGCCGTTCGACACATCCTTTCATCAGCCAAAACTGTGCTGCCCTGCCAGATAGTCTTATTGAAGGAATTCTTTTTGGTACGAAGAAAGGGGCCTTCACCGGATCGATTGAAAGGCCAGGTTTATTCGAACAGGCACAAGGCGGGACCATCCTTCTTGATGAAATCAATTCCTTAAATCCGAATATGCAGGCGAAATTATTAAGGGCCCTTCAAGAAAGGACGATTCGCCGCGTTGGGGATACAAAAGATAAAAAAATTGACGTACGGGTCATAGCAACGATAAATGAAGATCCAATAGATGCCATTGCAAATGATCATTTACGAAAGGATTTATATTATCGATTAAGTGTCGTTTCGTTATTCATCCCGCCTCTTCGTGAACGGAAAGAGGATATTCCCTTGCTGGCGCAATCCTTCATCGAGAAATTCAATGCGCTGTTCGAATTGAATATTGAAGGGATCAGTGAAGAGGTCTACTCGCTTTTTTATGATTACGACTGGCCCGGGAACGTAAGGGAACTTGAACATATCATTGAGGGGGCCATGAATTTAATGGAACCTGGCGATACAAAGATTGCCATCACCCACCTTCCGACGCTATTTAGGAAGAAAGCCCATTTGGAAGACATTCATCCCGAAAAAAAAGAGAATCATGCAATTGGAGATTTACAAGAGTCGACCTTATCTCTTGATGATTATATTGCCAATACTGAAAAGCAATATTTGGAGAAAATCTTGAAAGAACATGGCATGAATATCTCCCAAGCTGCCAAGGCATTGAATATAAGCCGCCAAAGCCTTCAATACCGCTTGAAAAAGTATCAGGTCAAATAA
- a CDS encoding VOC family protein, giving the protein MDKNFHQKPITFVGEVSINVLDLNKAILFYQEIFGLQVLKKSDRLAVLTTDGKTPLLTLEQPVDVIPKEGRTTGLYHFALLLPSRADLSIFLRHLLQTKYPFGAADHEVSEALYITDPDGNGIEVYSDRPSTDWRWASGEVAMGTDPLDGNDLLEEGDGEWSKLPAGTLMGHIHLHVADLRKTEEFYMQGLGFTVVNRYGGALFTSTGGYHHHIGLNTWNGVGAPAPKENSVGLNWYTLVFADEDARNKVTEQLQGIGAVVTEKEGFFAVTDPSGNKIHLVV; this is encoded by the coding sequence ATGGATAAAAATTTTCATCAAAAACCAATTACTTTTGTTGGCGAAGTCAGTATAAATGTATTGGATTTGAATAAGGCCATTTTGTTTTATCAAGAAATCTTCGGTCTTCAAGTATTGAAGAAATCCGACCGGCTAGCTGTTTTAACGACAGACGGAAAAACCCCGTTGCTGACACTTGAGCAGCCTGTGGATGTGATTCCGAAAGAAGGGCGGACTACGGGCTTATATCACTTTGCCCTTTTGCTGCCAAGCCGTGCCGACTTATCGATTTTTTTACGCCATTTACTTCAAACGAAATATCCATTTGGAGCGGCGGATCATGAAGTGAGTGAAGCGCTGTACATTACCGATCCGGATGGAAATGGCATTGAAGTATACTCTGACAGACCATCCACTGATTGGAGATGGGCCAGTGGGGAAGTCGCTATGGGCACAGATCCGTTGGATGGGAATGACCTTCTGGAAGAAGGCGATGGTGAGTGGAGCAAACTTCCTGCGGGTACTTTAATGGGGCATATACATCTGCATGTAGCGGATTTACGTAAAACGGAGGAGTTTTACATGCAGGGTCTTGGGTTTACCGTTGTGAATCGATATGGAGGAGCGCTCTTTACTTCAACCGGCGGATATCATCATCATATCGGGCTGAACACTTGGAATGGCGTGGGCGCTCCTGCTCCAAAGGAAAATAGTGTGGGACTGAACTGGTATACTCTTGTTTTTGCAGATGAAGATGCGAGAAACAAAGTAACGGAGCAATTACAAGGAATTGGGGCTGTCGTAACGGAAAAAGAAGGGTTTTTCGCTGTAACAGATCCATCTGGCAATAAGATTCATTTAGTCGTCTAA
- a CDS encoding aspartate aminotransferase family protein, with protein sequence MKERDYLIKPVLGQQYPIAASAKGIYIYDQGGKKYIDGSSGAVTVSIGHGVQEIIKETLAQAEKISFSYRSQFTNEPAEKLAEKLSQLAPGDLNWSFFVNSGSEATETAMKIAIQYWQEKGQPQKDRIISRWTSYHGITMGALSMSGHILRRQRFAAMLADYPSVSAPYTYRRPDHLTEEEFGLLCAQELEMEISRIGEERVAAFIAEPIIGASGGAITPPANYYQKIQEICERCNVLFIADEVMTGIGRTGKMFAIEHWNVTPDLITLGKGMSSGYTPMAATLVSDKVMEPILNGSKSIIGGHTYSANPQSAAVALKVIKYVEEHQLVEKAEEQGIYLMSKLKALLKSCEMIGDVRGKGLLIGMEFVADREKKNPYPPELNVTNRVIKQAFEKGLLVYPASGAINGMGDAIIISPPLVITKDEIDSLVDILEEAIIEVQCELNMEGKINATIQV encoded by the coding sequence ATGAAGGAACGAGATTATTTAATTAAACCGGTATTAGGACAGCAATATCCAATAGCTGCATCTGCAAAAGGCATATATATATATGATCAGGGCGGTAAGAAATATATTGATGGGTCGTCTGGAGCTGTAACGGTAAGTATTGGACACGGTGTACAGGAGATTATTAAAGAAACCCTTGCACAGGCAGAAAAAATTTCATTTTCTTATAGATCACAATTTACCAATGAACCGGCTGAAAAACTAGCAGAAAAATTGAGTCAATTGGCTCCTGGAGATCTTAATTGGTCATTCTTTGTAAATAGTGGTTCAGAAGCGACCGAGACAGCGATGAAGATTGCTATACAATATTGGCAAGAAAAAGGGCAACCGCAAAAGGATCGCATTATATCTAGGTGGACTAGTTATCATGGCATTACAATGGGAGCATTATCCATGTCAGGACATATATTAAGAAGACAGAGGTTTGCAGCGATGTTAGCTGATTATCCTTCAGTATCTGCCCCTTACACTTATCGTCGACCTGATCATTTAACTGAAGAAGAATTTGGTCTTCTTTGTGCTCAAGAACTTGAAATGGAGATTAGTCGTATTGGGGAAGAACGTGTTGCTGCATTTATTGCCGAGCCAATTATAGGTGCATCTGGGGGGGCCATCACTCCACCAGCTAATTACTATCAAAAAATCCAGGAGATTTGTGAGCGTTGTAACGTCCTATTTATTGCAGATGAGGTAATGACCGGAATTGGCCGTACTGGGAAGATGTTTGCAATAGAACATTGGAATGTTACTCCAGACCTTATTACTCTAGGAAAGGGAATGAGTTCAGGGTATACCCCAATGGCAGCTACTCTAGTCAGTGATAAAGTCATGGAACCTATATTAAATGGATCTAAGTCCATTATAGGAGGCCATACTTATAGTGCCAATCCTCAATCTGCAGCAGTTGCACTAAAGGTTATTAAATACGTTGAGGAACATCAATTGGTAGAAAAGGCAGAAGAACAAGGGATATATCTTATGAGTAAATTGAAAGCGCTTTTAAAGTCTTGCGAAATGATTGGGGACGTAAGGGGAAAGGGCCTTTTAATTGGAATGGAGTTTGTAGCCGACCGTGAAAAGAAAAACCCGTATCCACCTGAATTAAATGTAACAAATAGGGTAATTAAACAAGCCTTTGAAAAAGGTTTACTTGTTTACCCAGCGTCAGGAGCCATTAATGGAATGGGGGATGCTATTATCATTTCGCCACCTTTGGTTATTACAAAAGATGAAATTGATAGTTTAGTAGATATTTTAGAAGAAGCAATTATTGAAGTGCAATGTGAACTCAACATGGAGGGCAAGATCAATGCTACTATCCAAGTCTAA